One segment of Acidovorax sp. DW039 DNA contains the following:
- a CDS encoding diguanylate cyclase: MDLGAYWRRWTDWVLTTDKRQRIRLAMAGLAALLMVCCLVVMNAVAAAGLTDAGHVRVWTVCSVIGLILVYVAIRSGWSRRFKDPSLTLPQILYSIACCAVAFVIAGPARGVTLPILAIILMFGIFGLTTRQMLGILLYGLVVFGTASVAVAWRDEPGYPPVVAGAYVGMVVVVLLSSTFLTTRVQSTREHLRRQKAELARALEQIRELATHDDLTGLLNRRAMLERMHQEQRRSQRTGHPLLIAQLDIDHFKVVNDTHGHAVGDRVLQAFANTVRYSVRETDLLARWGGEEFVLMLCDTPAEEACALLERVRRAVEAMQVHDSRSPEPLAVTVSAGLACHRAGEPLEHTLECADRALYAAKAQGRNRLVAHLDP; this comes from the coding sequence TTGGATCTGGGCGCGTACTGGCGGCGATGGACAGACTGGGTGCTGACCACCGACAAGCGCCAGCGCATCCGTCTGGCCATGGCGGGGCTGGCGGCCTTGTTGATGGTGTGCTGCCTGGTGGTGATGAACGCCGTAGCGGCTGCCGGGCTTACCGATGCAGGCCATGTGCGGGTGTGGACGGTGTGCTCGGTCATCGGCCTCATCCTGGTCTATGTGGCCATCCGCAGCGGCTGGTCGCGCCGCTTCAAAGACCCTTCCCTCACCCTGCCGCAAATTCTGTACTCCATTGCCTGCTGCGCCGTGGCCTTTGTGATTGCGGGGCCAGCCCGTGGGGTGACTTTACCCATCCTGGCCATCATCCTCATGTTCGGCATTTTCGGCCTCACCACGCGGCAGATGCTGGGCATCCTGCTGTATGGCCTGGTGGTGTTTGGCACCGCCTCGGTGGCTGTGGCCTGGCGCGACGAGCCCGGCTATCCGCCCGTGGTGGCCGGGGCCTATGTGGGCATGGTGGTGGTGGTGCTGCTCAGCAGCACTTTCCTGACCACTCGCGTGCAGAGCACCCGTGAACACCTGCGCAGGCAAAAGGCCGAGCTGGCGCGGGCGCTGGAGCAGATCCGCGAACTGGCCACGCACGACGACCTCACCGGCCTGCTCAACCGCCGCGCCATGCTCGAGCGCATGCACCAGGAGCAGCGGCGCAGCCAGCGCACAGGCCACCCCCTGCTCATTGCCCAGCTGGACATTGACCACTTCAAGGTCGTCAACGACACCCATGGGCACGCCGTGGGCGACCGGGTGCTGCAGGCTTTTGCCAACACCGTGCGCTACAGCGTGCGCGAAACCGATCTGCTGGCGCGCTGGGGTGGCGAGGAGTTTGTGCTGATGCTGTGCGATACCCCCGCCGAAGAAGCCTGCGCCCTGCTCGAGCGTGTGCGCCGCGCGGTAGAGGCCATGCAGGTGCACGACTCGCGCAGCCCCGAGCCGCTGGCCGTCACCGTCTCCGCAGGCCTGGCCTGCCACCGCGCCGGGGAGCCGCTGGAGCACACCCTGGAGTGCGCCGACCGCGCGCTCTACGCCGCCAAGGCCCAGGGGCGCAACCGCCTGGTGGCGCATCTCGACCCCTGA